A region from the Merismopedia glauca CCAP 1448/3 genome encodes:
- a CDS encoding WG repeat-containing protein, with product MSSGKLRQLIKITSAIALIVLGGTNTAISTTPAPIELAIEPKFDYAGDFSEGLARIGLGETPENEATYGYRKIDSYGYINRQGKIVIPVQFKRAGDFSQGLAWIGTDTNGDGYADSYGYIDKTGKQVIKPKFTEAGNFSSGLAPVTLNSQNGYINQKGKLVLKLKYKYLEQFHEGLARVGVQTPQGSFKYGYINTQGKLVIPLKFAQSGNFSAGLASTGSIDNRTLGYINKRGKVVLKIPQLDTYVAGEFADGMAVVELSGGACSAAAYCEYRYINRRGKVALEPTTGNWTNAGKFAQGFAPVATGGGGRDAGGFYPATGWGFINRQGKFVIAPQFGDAGSFSEGLARVEVNGKYGYIPLPK from the coding sequence ATGAGTAGCGGAAAATTGCGCCAATTAATCAAAATTACGAGTGCGATCGCCTTAATCGTACTTGGGGGGACTAATACCGCCATCTCAACTACTCCAGCCCCAATAGAATTGGCGATAGAACCAAAATTTGACTATGCTGGGGACTTTTCAGAAGGTTTAGCCAGAATCGGATTAGGCGAGACTCCCGAAAATGAAGCTACTTATGGATATAGAAAGATTGACAGCTACGGCTACATCAACCGTCAAGGAAAAATCGTCATCCCCGTCCAATTTAAACGAGCAGGAGACTTTTCTCAAGGGTTAGCTTGGATCGGGACAGATACTAATGGAGATGGTTACGCCGATTCGTATGGATATATCGATAAAACTGGAAAGCAAGTCATTAAACCCAAATTTACTGAAGCTGGCAACTTTTCATCAGGATTAGCTCCAGTTACCCTCAATTCTCAAAATGGTTATATCAACCAGAAAGGAAAATTAGTCTTAAAGCTGAAATATAAATATCTAGAACAATTTCACGAAGGGTTAGCCAGAGTGGGAGTTCAAACCCCACAAGGAAGCTTCAAATACGGCTATATCAATACCCAAGGTAAATTAGTCATTCCCCTCAAATTTGCCCAATCTGGCAATTTTTCGGCAGGATTAGCCTCAACCGGATCTATCGACAATCGCACCCTGGGATACATCAACAAACGAGGGAAAGTTGTCCTCAAAATCCCTCAATTAGATACCTATGTAGCTGGAGAATTTGCTGATGGTATGGCAGTAGTAGAATTGAGTGGTGGTGCTTGTTCGGCAGCAGCTTATTGCGAGTATAGATACATCAATCGCAGAGGTAAAGTTGCCCTCGAACCCACTACTGGAAATTGGACAAATGCTGGAAAATTTGCCCAAGGATTCGCACCAGTAGCTACGGGTGGGGGTGGAAGAGATGCAGGTGGTTTCTATCCTGCTACTGGTTGGGGTTTTATTAACCGTCAGGGTAAATTCGTCATTGCACCTCAATTCGGCGATGCGGGGAGTTTTTCAGAAGGATTGGCTAGGGTGGAAGTAAACGGAAAATATGGCTATATTCCCCTCCCAAAATGA